One part of the Arcanobacterium phocisimile genome encodes these proteins:
- a CDS encoding fluoride efflux transporter FluC produces MSAIRVSGAIFSGAFFGVLARWLIVSLLPDDILWPIFSINIAGSFLLGWFNGRMNRSPRWWNSSAHARLFFTTGMLGGFTTYSTFALDVLGLATDQLLWGIGFAAAQLILGVGAAVAGLIVGEKGGRR; encoded by the coding sequence ATGAGTGCCATACGTGTCTCTGGTGCCATCTTTTCCGGAGCATTTTTCGGTGTTTTGGCTCGATGGCTGATTGTTTCGCTCCTGCCAGATGATATTCTCTGGCCGATATTTTCGATCAACATCGCGGGAAGTTTCCTCTTGGGTTGGTTCAATGGGCGAATGAATCGTTCTCCGCGGTGGTGGAACTCGTCGGCACATGCGCGACTCTTTTTCACAACCGGCATGCTTGGTGGGTTTACCACCTATTCGACGTTTGCCCTCGATGTCCTGGGCTTGGCGACTGATCAGTTGCTGTGGGGGATTGGCTTTGCAGCAGCGCAGTTAATCCTTGGAGTCGGTGCTGCGGTTGCCGGTTTGATCGTGGGCGAAAAAGGAGGCCGTCGGTGA
- a CDS encoding DUF3021 family protein, whose product MSKKMVLGIIFMGAFGGIGLAVTVELLISGLTGSHYYHGSQSFMEQFDSETTPLIIQRSLYALYGVLTLVSFSVLRDMKWTPLAKLSIHGIIVAITGSVIGGVLGWWPQLSWAIGFIAIVLSLYTTAWIGYLVVTNYRIAKLNRQFRLRLGLPQAQLFFEPNQPILTPKDFTAELLAFKEREHPDLFIISESMEPLVEFGGQRYRAMLEQPRTVSTSSALISVLTMVGAYNFGFKFVYFYPVDGNDVIQ is encoded by the coding sequence ATGTCGAAGAAGATGGTTCTCGGAATAATCTTCATGGGAGCTTTTGGCGGAATTGGACTAGCCGTCACAGTAGAGTTACTCATATCAGGTCTGACTGGGTCCCACTACTACCACGGCTCACAGAGTTTTATGGAACAATTCGATTCCGAAACGACACCGCTCATTATTCAACGCAGCCTCTATGCGCTGTATGGAGTACTGACTCTGGTATCTTTTTCCGTCCTGCGTGACATGAAATGGACGCCACTAGCCAAGCTCTCTATCCACGGGATCATCGTGGCAATCACAGGCTCAGTAATCGGAGGCGTACTAGGCTGGTGGCCACAACTATCCTGGGCAATCGGCTTCATCGCCATCGTCCTGAGCCTCTACACGACCGCCTGGATAGGCTACCTCGTCGTCACAAATTACCGCATCGCGAAACTCAATCGACAATTCCGACTCCGTCTTGGGTTACCTCAAGCACAGCTGTTTTTCGAACCAAACCAGCCGATTTTGACCCCGAAAGATTTCACTGCCGAACTCCTTGCCTTCAAAGAACGAGAGCATCCAGACTTGTTCATCATTTCTGAAAGCATGGAGCCACTAGTTGAATTTGGCGGGCAACGCTACCGCGCTATGCTTGAACAGCCTCGTACAGTATCAACGTCGTCAGCGCTCATTTCAGTACTAACCATGGTCGGAGCCTATAATTTTGGATTCAAGTTCGTCTACTTCTACCCAGTAGACGGCAATGACGTCATTCAATGA
- a CDS encoding LytTR family DNA-binding domain-containing protein, producing MMKFSLTIDRQLDEGSVDVVTPVIDATVTAIEELARQTDPAIPRVIVGYSANQARILDFAECLAFFTKDRRVWVATSSGTWQVKLRLYELENFLPRTSFVQISQSAIVNMDAITHLDLSYTGTISVHLKNDMHFFVSRRQLSAFKRALDI from the coding sequence ATGATGAAATTTTCCCTCACCATAGATCGACAACTTGACGAGGGAAGCGTTGACGTCGTGACCCCCGTCATTGATGCTACTGTCACCGCCATTGAAGAACTCGCTCGCCAAACAGATCCTGCCATCCCACGCGTGATCGTTGGTTATAGCGCGAACCAAGCACGCATCTTGGACTTCGCTGAGTGCCTCGCCTTCTTCACCAAAGATCGACGCGTTTGGGTAGCTACTTCATCTGGCACATGGCAGGTTAAGTTGCGTCTGTATGAACTAGAGAACTTTCTTCCACGAACCAGTTTCGTTCAAATCTCGCAGTCAGCTATCGTCAACATGGATGCAATTACGCATCTTGACCTTTCATACACCGGAACAATAAGTGTTCATCTCAAAAACGATATGCACTTTTTCGTTTCTCGACGTCAACTATCAGCTTTCAAGCGCGCACTAGATATTTAA
- a CDS encoding MFS transporter — translation MDRKNRLILFVLIFGVSLIVLDGTIVAVSLPTIIGDLNLSLTQSQWVSSLYTVIFASLLLPSGVLGDRYGYKNLFIAGLSFFAVASALASMATTAPVLLLARAIQGVGGAMVLPATLSTINATFRDKSRAAAFGIWGAAMATMAALGPLAGGWITSNFSWPWVFLVNVPLIAMIIPLALKYLPNQNHDPNRRIPVLSALMSALAFAGIVFGLIEGTTYGWWTPQAGLAIGSWELTPPISLSTLALLGGVALLIIFVYREARRVAADKDILVNPHLFTIPSFTLGNLTALTVAAGEFGVLFGLPLFLVNAIGLSTMNTGWVLAALAFGAIISGGLARWIASALGAERTVVLGLGLEVAGIFGVVFTLDPSMSMWVLVGFLVIYGCGMGLASAQLTSVVLAQVPVHSSGMGSAIQSTFRQVGSALGVALAGASLALAIMTDLPARLINTGLAQGQANKFASATAHSVGNAMAGIAHGDTAVLSTLHDGFTYGQAVAMGSCGIFLVFGFALSIVLLFTRTSRKGN, via the coding sequence ATGGACAGAAAAAATCGACTTATTCTTTTCGTACTTATCTTCGGCGTATCTCTGATCGTGCTTGACGGAACGATCGTCGCCGTTTCCTTGCCGACAATCATCGGCGACCTCAACCTCAGCCTCACCCAATCCCAATGGGTCTCATCGCTCTACACGGTTATCTTTGCCTCCCTGCTTTTGCCCAGCGGAGTGCTCGGTGACCGATACGGGTACAAGAATTTGTTTATCGCCGGCCTGTCATTCTTCGCGGTAGCATCCGCGCTGGCATCGATGGCTACCACAGCACCAGTCCTGCTTCTTGCCCGCGCAATCCAAGGCGTTGGAGGAGCGATGGTACTTCCTGCCACTCTATCGACCATCAACGCCACCTTTCGGGACAAGTCGCGCGCTGCCGCGTTCGGTATCTGGGGAGCAGCAATGGCAACGATGGCAGCTCTCGGGCCACTTGCCGGTGGCTGGATCACATCAAACTTTTCCTGGCCATGGGTATTTCTCGTCAACGTCCCACTGATCGCCATGATCATCCCATTAGCGCTGAAATACCTCCCAAACCAGAACCACGACCCGAACCGTCGCATCCCAGTACTATCCGCCCTGATGTCTGCGCTCGCATTTGCTGGAATCGTTTTTGGGCTCATCGAAGGAACAACCTACGGCTGGTGGACGCCGCAAGCTGGACTCGCCATCGGTAGCTGGGAGCTAACTCCACCCATTTCACTCTCCACCCTCGCACTGCTTGGCGGAGTTGCCCTACTCATCATATTCGTTTACCGCGAAGCTCGACGCGTGGCAGCAGATAAAGATATTTTGGTCAATCCACACCTGTTCACCATCCCATCCTTCACCTTAGGAAACCTCACCGCGCTCACCGTCGCTGCCGGCGAATTCGGCGTCTTATTTGGGCTACCGTTGTTCCTCGTAAACGCCATCGGACTATCGACGATGAACACCGGCTGGGTGCTCGCAGCACTCGCATTCGGCGCAATCATCTCCGGTGGACTCGCGCGCTGGATCGCCTCTGCGTTAGGCGCTGAACGCACGGTTGTTTTAGGACTAGGCCTGGAAGTAGCCGGAATTTTCGGCGTCGTCTTCACTCTCGATCCATCCATGTCAATGTGGGTACTCGTTGGCTTCCTCGTCATCTACGGTTGCGGCATGGGACTGGCCTCTGCGCAGCTAACATCCGTTGTTCTAGCACAAGTGCCAGTTCATTCTTCGGGAATGGGTTCGGCTATACAATCAACCTTCCGACAAGTTGGATCAGCCCTCGGTGTTGCGCTCGCGGGAGCCTCCTTAGCTTTAGCCATTATGACAGATTTACCCGCACGGCTGATAAATACTGGGCTAGCGCAAGGGCAAGCCAATAAATTCGCATCGGCGACCGCCCATTCAGTTGGCAACGCGATGGCAGGAATTGCTCACGGAGATACCGCTGTGTTGAGTACACTGCACGACGGATTCACATACGGCCAAGCTGTTGCCATGGGATCGTGCGGAATTTTCCTTGTCTTTGGATTCGCGTTGTCAATAGTTTTGCTTTTTACACGTACGTCGCGAAAGGGAAACTAA
- a CDS encoding Na+/H+ antiporter NhaC family protein — MIEVYPFLTLVPPIVAIALVIWTKKVIVSLSAGIVTAAFFTADGSPWQACILIWKTFSGLFWDAEQGQLNSYYILILIFLLTLGVITSLVLMAGGTSAFSSWTAQRIHTGRGAQSLAAGLGTAIFVDDYFNALAVGQVARPVADQHRVSRAKLAYLIDSSSAPVAVLAPFSSWGASIIGIMAPIVVAVGVDSSDVGAFMRSAGLNYYAIAAVVLLWFTVAFDVNIGPMRSEERRARLTGEVYDPDIQVPGQLSDNLPKHEPGARRALIVPFVILVLGVLGGIGYTGYSASGSLSVLTILANTDVALSLNVGGVCGLLAAVYYYLRYTRDDAEFTKRIFGHGVVEGVKSMLPAIEILLCAWVLGGLISLLGTGAYVGTLVTAASLPAQWLVPIMFIAAGAMAFATGTSWGSFGILLPIAGDILASVPGGAEVLIAAFGAVLAGAVWGDHCSPISDTTILSSTGAGCNHITHVTTQLPYALLGASSAFIGYVVLALTGSGVAGLVATLLVLIFVASVLHRLYPLAVVK; from the coding sequence ATGATTGAGGTATATCCCTTCCTTACTTTAGTTCCGCCGATTGTTGCGATTGCATTGGTGATCTGGACGAAGAAGGTTATCGTCTCCTTATCAGCCGGCATCGTGACTGCAGCGTTCTTCACCGCAGACGGCTCGCCATGGCAAGCGTGCATACTTATCTGGAAAACCTTTTCTGGGTTATTCTGGGATGCTGAACAAGGCCAGCTCAATTCCTACTATATTCTTATTTTGATTTTCCTCCTCACGCTAGGAGTCATTACGTCGCTTGTCCTGATGGCCGGAGGCACCTCAGCCTTCTCATCATGGACGGCACAGCGCATCCACACCGGTCGCGGCGCGCAGTCGTTAGCAGCTGGTTTGGGTACTGCGATTTTCGTTGACGATTACTTCAATGCTTTGGCTGTTGGTCAAGTCGCCCGCCCTGTCGCAGACCAACACCGGGTATCGCGAGCTAAGTTAGCTTATCTGATCGATTCATCGTCGGCGCCGGTCGCAGTACTTGCTCCATTCTCCTCGTGGGGCGCATCGATTATCGGAATTATGGCTCCGATCGTCGTAGCGGTTGGTGTCGATAGTTCTGACGTGGGGGCGTTCATGCGGTCCGCTGGCTTAAACTATTATGCGATCGCTGCTGTTGTGCTTTTGTGGTTCACAGTAGCGTTTGACGTGAATATCGGTCCGATGCGAAGCGAAGAACGACGTGCCCGGCTCACCGGTGAGGTCTATGATCCTGACATTCAGGTTCCTGGACAGCTATCCGATAATCTTCCTAAGCATGAACCTGGAGCTCGTCGAGCACTTATTGTCCCGTTCGTCATTCTCGTCCTAGGTGTCCTTGGCGGAATTGGATACACCGGTTATAGTGCATCTGGTTCGCTATCCGTGCTGACAATTTTGGCTAATACTGATGTTGCGCTTTCCTTAAATGTCGGTGGCGTGTGCGGACTGTTAGCGGCCGTATACTACTACCTGCGTTACACTCGCGACGATGCTGAGTTTACAAAGCGTATTTTCGGTCACGGTGTAGTTGAAGGCGTAAAATCAATGCTGCCTGCTATTGAAATCCTGCTATGTGCGTGGGTTCTCGGCGGTCTTATTTCGTTGCTTGGCACCGGAGCATATGTTGGCACGCTTGTCACCGCAGCTTCCTTACCTGCCCAATGGCTCGTTCCTATCATGTTTATTGCAGCTGGCGCAATGGCCTTTGCAACCGGTACATCATGGGGATCCTTCGGTATTCTCTTGCCTATCGCGGGTGATATTTTAGCTTCGGTCCCGGGCGGGGCAGAGGTGCTCATCGCCGCGTTTGGTGCCGTTTTAGCTGGCGCGGTATGGGGGGATCACTGTTCACCGATCTCGGACACGACCATTCTGTCATCCACTGGCGCTGGATGTAATCACATTACCCACGTGACAACTCAGCTCCCATACGCTCTGCTCGGCGCTTCCAGTGCATTTATTGGATATGTCGTGCTCGCATTGACTGGTTCCGGGGTTGCGGGATTGGTTGCCACATTGCTCGTTTTAATATTCGTAGCATCAGTTCTTCATCGCCTTTACCCACTCGCTGTGGTCAAATAA
- a CDS encoding helix-turn-helix domain-containing protein, producing the protein MSLNRIFATRLKTARTKKNITQEQLADLLGVSRQAVSKWENGSGYPEVEKLVLLARELTVSLDDLFALTGVSHVGEAEQAAQPPHQHVHVIRPLDRIAISSFDKKKLLLCYDVRATRALGSGKIQYALLGVTRKGFWERKEEIIGWYLDIDSVEKEINAIHTAMIAGESNYELRFFAPVELKGLFGSPQIIEDSDQ; encoded by the coding sequence GTGAGTCTTAATCGTATCTTCGCAACACGCTTAAAAACTGCCCGTACAAAGAAAAATATTACTCAAGAACAGCTTGCTGACCTGCTTGGAGTATCACGCCAAGCAGTGTCGAAATGGGAAAATGGTAGTGGATACCCCGAAGTTGAGAAACTGGTGTTGCTCGCTCGCGAGCTGACGGTATCTCTCGACGACCTCTTTGCACTTACCGGAGTTTCCCACGTGGGCGAGGCAGAACAAGCGGCGCAACCACCGCACCAACATGTTCACGTGATCCGGCCACTGGACCGGATCGCCATTTCCTCATTCGATAAGAAAAAGTTGCTCTTGTGCTACGACGTGCGCGCTACGCGAGCGCTCGGTTCAGGAAAAATTCAGTATGCTCTTTTAGGTGTTACCAGAAAAGGTTTCTGGGAACGAAAAGAAGAAATCATTGGTTGGTATCTAGACATCGATTCAGTTGAGAAAGAGATCAACGCAATTCATACCGCGATGATAGCTGGTGAGAGCAACTACGAACTGCGATTCTTCGCACCTGTAGAACTAAAAGGACTTTTTGGGAGTCCACAAATCATCGAAGACTCTGACCAGTGA
- a CDS encoding TetR/AcrR family transcriptional regulator, with protein sequence MTENATDCTRRESNRRKTAESIVRAAIELVTQAGSIDAVAIDDIASQAQVSRRTFFNHYASKNAALLEPIFTYRSLYLAKMLSAPQNLSLWQAVEYAITATITETPDLTLVAQSDFILRQLVHASSSSPDIPYLEAQRAHQHVLNEHLAERIGSGDPLAIRLIAGVGEHMLRLCLHDISASTREPEKVAKENLSHVMTILQSQPFGSK encoded by the coding sequence ATGACAGAAAATGCTACAGACTGCACGAGACGCGAAAGCAACCGTCGGAAAACTGCGGAGAGCATCGTGCGCGCCGCAATTGAACTGGTAACTCAAGCCGGCTCAATCGATGCCGTCGCTATCGACGATATCGCCAGCCAAGCACAGGTTTCCCGGCGCACCTTCTTCAACCACTACGCCTCAAAAAACGCCGCATTATTAGAGCCGATTTTCACCTATCGCTCACTCTATTTAGCCAAGATGCTGAGTGCTCCCCAAAATCTTAGCCTCTGGCAAGCGGTCGAATATGCGATAACTGCAACGATCACCGAAACTCCAGATCTCACTTTGGTAGCTCAATCCGATTTCATCTTGAGGCAACTCGTCCACGCCTCGTCGTCGTCACCCGACATCCCATACCTCGAAGCGCAACGTGCCCACCAACACGTGCTCAATGAACACCTCGCCGAGCGTATTGGTAGCGGCGACCCCCTCGCAATCCGGCTGATAGCCGGAGTAGGTGAACACATGCTACGTCTGTGTCTACACGATATCTCCGCATCAACTCGTGAACCCGAAAAGGTAGCAAAAGAAAACCTTTCCCATGTAATGACGATCCTCCAGAGCCAACCATTCGGCTCGAAATGA
- the crcB gene encoding fluoride efflux transporter CrcB, with protein sequence MIFLIGAAGGFGAVCRYWVDAGTKMAITTPTPFSTAVINMLGSFFLGFIAATQFDPAWSVVLGVGFCGGFTTFSTASVEVAILLRDKRRLYAVNYAVLMCVLSVLAAAVGAIIPAS encoded by the coding sequence GTGATTTTTCTTATCGGAGCCGCTGGTGGATTCGGAGCGGTTTGTCGTTACTGGGTTGATGCTGGAACGAAGATGGCGATTACCACGCCCACGCCGTTCTCAACTGCCGTGATCAACATGCTCGGATCTTTTTTCTTGGGATTTATTGCTGCCACGCAATTTGATCCGGCTTGGAGTGTAGTTCTCGGGGTAGGGTTTTGTGGTGGTTTTACCACCTTTAGCACGGCAAGCGTCGAAGTGGCTATATTGTTGCGCGACAAGCGCCGGTTGTATGCAGTCAATTATGCGGTATTGATGTGTGTGCTTAGTGTCCTAGCTGCGGCGGTCGGTGCGATTATTCCCGCAAGCTAA
- a CDS encoding type B 50S ribosomal protein L31: MKKGIHPDYHPVVFRDRSADYTFLTRSTLTSENTIEWEDGNTYPVIDIEVSSASHPFYTGQRRILDTAGQVEKFNRRYGRK; the protein is encoded by the coding sequence ATGAAAAAGGGAATTCACCCAGATTATCACCCAGTAGTTTTCCGCGACCGCTCCGCAGATTACACATTCTTAACCCGTTCAACCCTCACATCAGAAAACACGATTGAGTGGGAAGACGGAAACACCTATCCAGTGATCGATATTGAAGTGTCGAGCGCCTCACATCCGTTCTACACTGGCCAACGTCGAATTCTTGACACCGCAGGCCAGGTTGAGAAGTTCAACCGCCGCTACGGACGCAAGTAG
- a CDS encoding dihydroorotase: MNELVTHIDNLAHSITLDDNTDLAKIIGDIRRAQEQGEVSNNVVVLPGLCDVHVHLREPGQTYKETIATGTLAAARGGFTTVGAMPNLDPVPDTKENLALEQDAIGCDALIETIPYASVTKNETGQELSDIVELAPYVIGFSDDGHGVDNPELMKQALRLLAQSNSIVAVHAEAGELRPAGSCINDGPFAREHNLIGIPKTAEYVQIERDLNMLRELKAEGYLPAYHVCHISCGESAQLIREARAEGLNVTCETAMHYLLVDESMIEDNGRFKMNPPLRQPADRQALIEALIDGTVDMIATDHAPHSAEEKAHGLVGSAFGVVGLEISFPLFYTYFVKTGKVSLERAVELFTTAGRKRFNIPARTTDWTIWDLDADYTVNPDDFLSLGRATPFAQWEISGRCLATIYDGNLVYNGLATQAQ; this comes from the coding sequence ATGAACGAACTTGTTACCCACATAGATAATCTCGCCCACAGCATCACCCTAGATGACAACACCGACCTTGCGAAGATCATCGGCGATATTCGCCGAGCCCAAGAACAAGGCGAAGTCTCCAACAATGTTGTCGTCCTGCCTGGTTTATGCGACGTCCACGTCCACTTGCGTGAACCTGGGCAAACCTACAAAGAAACCATCGCAACCGGTACATTGGCGGCAGCTCGTGGCGGATTCACCACCGTCGGCGCGATGCCAAATCTCGACCCAGTACCAGACACTAAAGAAAACCTCGCACTCGAACAAGATGCGATTGGATGCGACGCACTCATTGAAACAATCCCGTACGCGTCAGTCACCAAAAACGAAACCGGCCAAGAACTCTCCGACATCGTAGAACTTGCCCCATATGTCATCGGATTTTCTGACGACGGCCACGGAGTAGACAACCCAGAGCTGATGAAACAAGCCCTGCGTTTGCTCGCACAGTCAAACTCTATCGTCGCAGTCCACGCCGAAGCGGGTGAACTGCGTCCGGCAGGCTCCTGTATTAATGACGGTCCGTTCGCCCGCGAACACAACCTCATCGGCATTCCGAAAACCGCCGAATACGTTCAGATCGAACGCGACTTGAACATGTTGCGCGAACTGAAAGCCGAAGGATATCTACCTGCATACCACGTCTGCCATATCTCATGCGGAGAATCTGCCCAACTCATCCGCGAAGCTCGCGCCGAAGGACTCAATGTCACCTGCGAAACAGCTATGCACTACCTCCTTGTTGACGAATCCATGATCGAAGACAACGGCCGATTTAAGATGAACCCGCCGCTGCGCCAACCAGCTGACCGGCAAGCCCTCATTGAAGCCCTCATCGATGGCACAGTCGATATGATTGCCACCGATCATGCCCCACACTCTGCTGAAGAAAAAGCACACGGGCTTGTTGGGTCGGCATTCGGCGTCGTCGGCCTTGAAATATCCTTCCCGCTCTTCTACACCTACTTCGTGAAAACCGGAAAAGTTAGTCTCGAGCGCGCAGTTGAACTATTTACCACCGCCGGCCGCAAACGATTCAACATCCCAGCACGCACAACCGACTGGACAATCTGGGACCTCGACGCCGACTACACCGTCAACCCAGATGACTTCCTTTCACTTGGCCGGGCAACCCCATTCGCCCAATGGGAGATATCCGGTCGCTGCCTAGCCACCATCTACGACGGAAACCTCGTCTATAACGGACTTGCCACGCAGGCCCAATAA
- a CDS encoding diacylglycerol/lipid kinase family protein has product MNHSPFLHPPRQQVADRPHIRFILSRGAGKGRAHALTQEILHQYPHATHTRLGDRRENAGEVTISLTRGPDHVRELAAEWDRFWGDSGVCYVAGGDGSVNEVASALVGQACAFGVIPAGTGNDFARSLYQGDVGYNEALGLVGATKQAEFSPIDVLKVNDQYSVNVFSLGYDTEVLNEAMHIQRRFRKLGSSAYAAGVLRTLLRKKSIPLRFTYLDATGQRVNIEQSCTAFVVGNGRMYGGGYQPLPDALLDDSVADLFYADKMGLMRFARLLVDYRHGAHTTKPQAHMAQILEIDVERGDGEPLLWNVDGIVHESPTVHLENIPNAVSLARLPLEGKS; this is encoded by the coding sequence ATGAATCACTCGCCTTTCTTGCACCCTCCGCGTCAGCAGGTAGCTGACCGCCCGCACATTCGTTTTATTTTGAGTCGGGGAGCGGGGAAAGGACGAGCGCACGCATTAACTCAAGAAATCTTGCACCAATATCCGCATGCCACCCACACCCGGTTAGGTGATCGGCGAGAGAACGCCGGAGAGGTGACCATTTCGCTCACGCGAGGCCCGGACCACGTGCGCGAGCTTGCTGCTGAATGGGATCGATTCTGGGGTGATTCCGGCGTATGTTATGTTGCGGGCGGTGATGGATCTGTCAACGAAGTAGCCAGCGCTCTCGTTGGTCAAGCGTGTGCTTTCGGAGTAATTCCGGCAGGAACTGGCAATGACTTTGCGCGTAGTCTCTACCAAGGCGATGTCGGCTATAACGAAGCGCTAGGGCTGGTTGGCGCAACGAAGCAAGCAGAGTTTTCACCTATCGATGTTCTTAAAGTCAACGATCAATATTCCGTGAATGTTTTCTCGCTCGGATACGATACTGAAGTTCTTAACGAAGCCATGCATATCCAGCGTCGTTTCCGTAAATTAGGTAGCAGTGCCTATGCGGCAGGTGTCCTTCGTACGTTGCTTCGTAAAAAGTCAATTCCGTTACGATTCACCTACCTCGACGCCACTGGACAACGTGTCAACATCGAGCAGTCCTGCACAGCTTTTGTTGTGGGGAATGGCCGTATGTATGGTGGAGGATACCAGCCTTTGCCAGATGCTTTGCTCGATGATTCGGTTGCAGATCTGTTCTACGCAGACAAAATGGGTCTGATGCGGTTCGCGCGATTGTTAGTAGATTATCGCCACGGAGCCCATACGACGAAACCTCAAGCCCATATGGCGCAGATCCTCGAGATCGACGTCGAACGCGGTGACGGCGAACCGTTGTTATGGAACGTCGATGGAATTGTTCACGAGAGTCCGACAGTTCATTTGGAAAACATCCCCAATGCGGTGAGTTTGGCTCGCTTGCCTTTGGAAGGAAAATCATGA
- a CDS encoding alpha/beta hydrolase fold domain-containing protein yields the protein MHNAMRRVLARKDEIRHELACPQSTLEEMREGYIAKLQWWNDGGPRVAVSRMRMGSEQVSVSVYGQEAQSSSVIVYTHGGGWIVGDSASHDRLLRMIALTCRCVVYSINYSLAPEAKYPTQVREVIGVVEELSEQYSQLILMGDSCGATLMLQVIQTLRGRDIASLISGTTLFYGSYGLEDSASLRRFGNLDRWMSRTELQKYEQAILPTDQVRSVLNILDVDLTGYPPAYVVSAECDPLCDDSRALVNRLSSFAVSVRYREVAGVAHAFMQYSRMLAEVDEVITDVAQWIRTIAPHS from the coding sequence GTGCATAATGCGATGCGTCGGGTGCTAGCGCGTAAAGACGAGATACGTCACGAGCTAGCTTGCCCCCAAAGCACGCTTGAAGAAATGCGTGAAGGATACATTGCGAAACTGCAGTGGTGGAACGACGGCGGCCCGCGGGTGGCGGTTTCGCGAATGAGAATGGGGAGCGAGCAAGTTTCTGTCAGCGTTTATGGTCAAGAAGCACAGTCGTCTTCTGTGATTGTTTATACGCATGGGGGTGGCTGGATTGTTGGCGATAGTGCAAGCCACGATCGCTTGCTCCGCATGATTGCCCTCACCTGCCGATGTGTCGTGTATTCAATAAATTACTCTCTTGCTCCAGAAGCGAAGTATCCGACGCAAGTACGGGAAGTGATCGGCGTTGTCGAAGAGCTTTCTGAACAATATTCGCAATTGATTTTGATGGGCGATAGCTGTGGCGCGACGTTGATGTTGCAGGTCATCCAAACGCTACGAGGACGTGATATCGCCTCGCTTATTAGCGGAACCACGTTATTTTACGGTTCGTATGGTTTAGAGGATTCAGCGTCGCTGCGCCGGTTTGGCAACTTAGATCGGTGGATGAGCCGCACAGAGCTGCAAAAGTATGAGCAGGCTATCTTGCCTACCGATCAGGTGCGTTCTGTTCTGAATATTCTCGACGTCGATTTGACCGGTTATCCGCCGGCATACGTCGTGAGTGCTGAATGCGATCCGCTTTGCGATGATTCGCGAGCGTTGGTCAATCGTTTGTCATCATTCGCTGTATCGGTCCGTTACCGGGAGGTCGCTGGTGTTGCACATGCCTTCATGCAATATTCGCGCATGCTGGCAGAAGTCGATGAGGTGATAACAGATGTGGCGCAATGGATTCGTACCATTGCGCCACATAGTTGA